The Melitaea cinxia chromosome 8, ilMelCinx1.1, whole genome shotgun sequence genomic interval TAGCTACCTTTCCGCAACACCCCATAAGGAATTTCTTTCcgataaataaattgtaatcacTTGAATAGTCATTATTCGGAAGCAAAATTCACTTACGTCTTGACATGACCATTTACAACTtctgttattaatttagttaatcatcatcatcatatttcAGATTTTGAAATAAAGCCCGTAACCAAAACTCAACCCAGCATTCCTCGACCATCTTGCCACAGTGGTCGACTATACGGTGTGTCAGTGGAACATACTCATATAAATACTTACGTACCACGTATCTGACGAGACTGTGCGCCGGAACCGAGCCGAACGCAGTGGCTTAACATACGCATATCCGAATCAGACAAATATCTGTAATAATACGAGAAAATGAACAACGCTGAATTATATCATAGAAGCAATACTAAACAAAAAAGGGACTCTCTGcaatgtttagaagagtatGGAAAGCGAATCAAATGGAAAAATGGAAGAATTACGGTTATAGACATTGGTTGTGGCGATGGAAGCGTAACGACGagtatactaaaaaaaaatatcccgaATAATTGTGAAAGACTACTAGGTTGTGATATTAGCGAAAATATGGTACAGTTTGCTAATGAGCATTATGCGAATGATCACACCAGTTTCACGGTGCAGGACATCGAGGGCGACTTGCCGACCGAGTTTCGAGGAAATTTTGATAACGCATTTTCATTCTTCGTCTTGCACTGGATCCAAAATCAAGAGTGAGTGATACCTAAATTCACTATTTAATTCTATACtcttttttataactataattcAACAATTGTTGGTAATTTTAACCATCTCCAAAGATAGGAAGACAAATTTATTATGTGTTACACGAAAGACTGACTTTCAGACGCACAGAGACGGACAAAATTAGAAAAACACATAGTCATTTTTTGCTTTAAGTTTTTATACGATTCGATAAAAGATtttcctttttaaaatattttgaaaatatactcaatttacaaaatttgatgtgttaaagttttaaatacctACAAGTTTATACAGTAGTACAGTAAAAAAGGAGCTATTACATAGATTACTGTTTTCCGTTGAGCGTGAAGCGCTTATTTATGTACGGGCATGTAAAAGCAAACTAACAACTAATGGAAAAATACACGTCATTTTGATCGATACATGTTCCTGTGTACAAGTTTTGTAATTTCTGTTTTGGTTTAGATTTCGGCTGAAAGACCTATTTCGCTCGAACTCTAAGGAAAGCCCTTCGCCCTGCAGTAAAATATTAACTTCGGTTCACTTGggttcaaattatttttaaaaatttcaggATGGCGTTTACAAACATATATGATCTACTCAAAATAGAAGGCGAGTGCTTTTTAGTATTTGTGGCTCACACGCTGATGTTTGAGGTTTACCGCATCCTATCTCGGTCAACAAGGTGGAAGTTTTGGCTAAAAGATGTCGAACGTTTTATTTCACCCTATCATGACTGTCAGGTAATAATCACTTTATTATCAGTTAttactattttcatttattacatatattatgtatataaaaacattatcacATTATCGATGTCATCggtaaaaattatctatatttatactagatcattaatgaatgaatgaataaatgaatatccgttattgtacaccaaagaaAAAGATAcccaaaggcggtcttatcgctaggggcgatttcttccagacaacctttcatatatttatgaatgactagctgtaccctgcacgCGTGACTACgctttttcaaattattattttattttggtcttaccaactcagaaacctttgtaagctcatgcacaacactttgctgaagatcatgacatgatcaaatgcatagcttacgattctattaattattatgattatattcatttttatgatACTAGATAATGAATCCAGATCACagatttaattaagtaattttaaattaaaaagaagtatgttgatacatttttttaaagtgatataaatgaatcaaaactagattaagttttaaattaatagaatatttCCTGATTTTTCTAAGGACCCTGTCAAGAAAGTCAAACAAATGATGACGTCGATCGGATTCACTTCCGTGGAAGTCGAATTTTTGCAGAAGGCATTTACTTTTCCTAACCTGGATGCACTTAAaggtaagtttaatttttagtttattaaattaataaaaaaataatccttATTACCTTTGGTTACGCCTTTTGGCACTGAGAACGAATCGATTGTATTTCTTTCTTCTGGTTTTAATGGAATTAAAAACTAAGAAAATCATCCAGAAAATTGGGAAATTTCAGAAAATGAATTGCGGAAATGTACGTATGTacgtaatgtatgtatgtacgagAATAAATTCATAACGACTGCACCAAaaaggataattttttttgtgttcttgttggtttTTTGTGTCTTTTGTTATGTCTGGAGaaggatttaataaaaaaaaaattaaaaaatatatgaatcatataacaaaaaaatatgaagctaCAAACTTCGCCGGGTCTGGTACTTTAAGGAAAGTGGTTTTCGTAACGTGCTGTAGTCTAAAAGTAGTGTAAAGAATAAAAGAGTGTTCTACAAGATCCATTTTATACAAGATGCATTCCAGAGATCTACTATTTCTAACCTTTGTGtctttataagtaataaaacagTTCGCTACTCCTCAACACACAAATGTAAATCTTTCCATACCTTCCTTCCTTCTTCTTTAATAGTGTGAAAATCTTGTACTGGTTTTAATTGCTAGTTTTTAAATCTTGTTGTCTTGCTAGTTTATAAATCTTGTTACTTAATACTAATTATAACCTAAATCCATGCagtatatttagtttaaaaaaatattgctataaGTGTCATATATTCAATgaatttcttttacttttagATTTCGTAAGATCAATCAATCCTTTTCAAATACCAAAAGATTTAGAGGAAGATTATCTgctagatttatttaatgttcTTCGAGACGTACGTATTATAGACTATGCAAGCAGTAACGTGGATGGACCGATCAAAGCGACACTCAACTACAGTCTTATTGTGGCCAAGGGTAGAAAATAGTCGATTTTGGTGGTAAATACATAACTTATATGTAATATTGTTATATGGTATGGTAAAATGgttcaacttttaaaacaagttAGTTATCCTAAAAAGAAATTGTGCTTAgtacaagaaaaaaaagatgattacatttttttttaactagttTTAGTGTTTGAACAGATATTGCCCATTagattaataatttcaaaaaaaaaatcttaatactatattataatattaacctACTAACCATACTACTACTAGAATATTTTAGcgtctatatattttaatctatattatgttttaacggtagaaaacaaaatacttaGTCAAAATTGCTTGAACGTTCTTATCTGAATATGGAACTgtaagattttttaatatttcaacgtACGGgaacaaattaatgaatatgTAGTTTgagattaataaatatgtttgtgttcgtaaaatacattttttaaatttattattcaaataaataaacatttatagttAATTGTTTCATGTTttcattatgatttttatttataggaaTATCATTTTGAAAGTAGTCTTAAAGTAAGGTTTTAACTCAAAACTAGTTTTACAAAGATTCAAGtcaattatatagtttttaaaatattaacggaaaataaatttttttaatttattattcaaataaataagcatTTATGTCAGCACTGTacatcacatacatttttactgaaaattattattcgattttatttaaattttcttcgtAAATTTTAAGCTATAGTTAAGCACGCGATATTCCTTGTCGAGACGTAGCGGTAGCTTTTACTAAAAACACTCCATAGGACAATGATGTTCCAAGAAATATGAGTCAGTTCatcaaaatttaaagaataaaacttatagaatagttaaaaattataattgtttcttAGTTTcactcatttttattaattcctatATTTCTCTCACACCATACATAGGTACCTAATAGAACATTTCTGTCTTTTACTTTGATAAACTATTTTAGTTACCCTTTAAACAGTATTTAACGACCTACTTCTGAAATTTGCTAATTTCAGTTTTTCAATATTGTAGTCAAGTTAAAATCACATTATTACATTCAACAAAAACTGCGAATAAATTCCTCGTGCTAAAATTTGGAAGATTAACGTATCAAGCATTTGAACACATTCTTGGTTTTTGCTAAAATACCTACAATATATGCACAAAATCCTTGAAAGCTACACTAGGCCTTGAAATTGAGACAAACGTGAGTCAAACAACTTGATAACGTGAAAATTGACTacaataactttataatttacataacattATAGGTACCACGTTTTAACTTCTTGAGAAAAATTACGTCGATTGTACTAATActatgcgttggcgcaacggtcacagcactggtttgtggctgttgcgctgacggttgcaggttcgatccccgtacatgacaaacatttgtattgaccatatagatgtttgccgtgatctgggtggttaagcagttcttgtgggtctccccactatgcctcggagagtatttttaagccgtcggtcccggtttttattatgtatgtacacttgatagcgatcgttactcatagtagggaatatattcgtcaacccgcattggagcagcgtggtggattaagctctgatccttctcctacacggagaaagaggtctatgcccagaaGTAAtcttttaactgacttcaaaaaaaggaggagtttctcaattcgactgtctttttttatgtatgaatcaaatcagaacttttaactgggtggaccgatttcgacaattttttttaaatcgaaagctggtgcatGTCTTTGTCATTGTCatgtccatttaaatttatttgagatctaacaactactttttgagttatatctaataatgcgtttttaattgacgcttttttcgtcgacctacgttatattataccgcataactttttactgggtgtaccgattttgatgatttttaattcgaTCAAaatccgatgtttatcatgtggtcatatttaaatttcatcgtgatctaattataactttttgagtaatctttgataacgcgttacttgactatttttttgtctgcctacgttgtattacatgtcaatgtaattgaagtcggttttttttcgtttgcgagcaaacacaattatttaatttatattgtaattaattctaaacatttttgaatatcatatcaaaaattgaccgctccagcggggttcgaacccgcgtctccgacgtaccgtgtcggcgctctagccaattaagctatggaacgatgcacccgctcgagcgaaattttcgatatgataatttttaacttcGGTCCAAGCGAacgtgtgggtaacacaaaaataaaatcttagatattgtAATTAATTCGTTATGAAGGATTTTTTGTCACCTTAGACGGTCTAGAATTGACGTCAATCAAGTTAAGCGCAACAAAGTCAAGGCCACGTATAGTCGTATGTTAATTGCttatgttaataattatgttataaacgttactcatagttgggaatatattcgccaacccgcattggagcagcgtggtggattaagttctgatccttctcctacatgatgAAAGAGGTCCATACCCAGGAgtaatcttttttaatttatgttataattaattcGTTGTGAGGATTTTTTGTCATGATTGACGTTCTAGAATTCACGTTAATCAAGTTAAGCGCAACAAAGTCAAGGCCACGTATAGTCGTATGCTAATTGCTTATgttcataattatgttgtaaTACAGTCAATTTGTACTCTAAAGGGCCGCTTGTGCAAAAGTTTTGGGGTAGTTctgatttttttcattttatacgtATTTTGGGGTGCTGAATCCGAATCTGATATTTGCGGACAAAATTTCGTAACGCAACATTGGTAAaatctcaaaaattaaaaaaaatgcttttttttgctattttgcctaaaactcgaaaactattaaattctagtaaatgttttgtttacagatattaaattacttaaaattctctacaaatatcaatatttaattttttctcagACCGACCGTTCGATCCTCCGGTCCATTTCGGTCGGCGATGGGTCCCAGTACATATTCTGCTTGTTCTGAAAATTGAAAGAGGTGGTCATTTCTCAAGGAGAGATGAGGATTGCAAAATAGACTGTGAGATTAAACATACCCATTGCCACCGAAATACCTCACTCAGCATGGACCTTCTAAAAGGAAAcagcttatatttatttatttacagaaaaaaaatagatacaatttatgtgataaacagtgcagcaaaaacaattagtagtttaacagtgcactgagtaataataaataatctttgcatattataatttgtaatattattaataaatgatcataagtaacgatattttaagttttattttgttagagTCCTACCTACCTTTtttgaaactaaattttaataatttcggtcgtttttttattttttattatttgtgcaGTAAACTAGgagaattttatcaaataacagcattctaataaaaagtaaagttttgAAATGTAAAAAGTGGGGTTTGCAGAGATCGCTGAAAATTGCCAATTTTCAACTCACATTTGAGCTTCATAAAAGTATTAATGTTGGAttaattgtgctgtgtggctacggcactaaagaatttagccaccccctttcttcccgtgggtgtcgtaagaggcgactaagggataacaaggttccacaaccaccttggaacttaagaaaccgaccgatggcgggataaccatccaactgctggctttgaaatacacaggccgaagacgggcagcagcgtctttggtgcgacaaagccagtactgcggtcaccaacccgcctgcccagcgtggtgactatgggcaaaacacagagttcacgttatttttggcgtaaacttgtggaggcctatgtccagcagtggactgtttaggctgtaatgatgaatactGTACAAAcatcaaaaaattgtaattgtctttttttgttttataaagcaCATCAATTTTGtagtttacttaaaaataatgcattatttttaaataaagtgtgTGTGCTACCAAAATAGCAACTAACAATATCTCCGCTGTAAAAATCAACTCCGGTCACCtgattgattttttgttttaagtttaaaagCTTTTGGTTGTGCCAGTTGAGCACgtggagaacacacgaaggagattCAACGAGGCGATTGAGAAAACagtctcaattaaattttaaaaatataccaattagtcagactttcattgttacacATTGACCTAAAGCAACGCAAAATTGAATGTTAAACTAAGACCAAAGCTATTAGAAACTAAACAACTACAAACTAATTATACTAGGACAGAcacatgatttatttacaacttaattttttcCGCCTTAAATcacggtcttatatacaggtcaGGAAACTAAGTCCAATTTCAATGGTTAGAGATTAAATACGataatgtcataacttttcgttcACGTCAACGCCGTTGTACGTCGCTGCCTATATATCATTCGCTTTCGATGTTGGACTGGTTGAGTAACGCTTTATTGtaataggttatattttaaaacataaatgcgtcATGTGTAAAGACCATCGATCCTCATGCCTCTGGCGGTTGTAAACCATTAAGCCGACGTACCCTTACCATTGCAGTTGCCCGACCTGTCTAAGGACCGTGCCTTAAACCATTGACTGACTGACAGCTGACATCTGACAGCCTACATCAAGTTGACAGCAGACAGCTGCCACCTAACATCTGACAACTGAAAGATGACACCTGACACCTGGCGGCTGAAACCTAACATTTGATGCGCTGAGTTGCTTTATACCAAATTAAAGATGAATgacatttttcaaattgtcaGAAAGCTCTGGAGAATAATTTAATGCAAATCATAGGAAATCAGAATCGGTATCCGATGTCAAATAAATCAAGATACAAAACACTAGTATAAAAAATTCTAACCATGAGCTACAGAGAAATTAGAAATATACCCACGAAGGAGGAAGAGTCCCGCTCAGTCATCAGTCAACCATAAATGCCAATGTATCAGAGCTTCCTAACGATACCGAAAACGTTACCTCTGATctcactaaataaatatattttttaccgatACCTTTTAAAAGTAGCCATTCCATGCAAAAATTGCTTATCTCGACGGCCGGGAAATCCCGCACCGAATTAAGCCACGCGTGGAAATGATAAAAGCGGCAAGAGGCGGTGGCAATTTTAGATTATCTCctaaattattttaccaatttAAATTCTATATAAATCGAAGTTTATCTTTACACAATTTTcttcacacttcagcctatcgcagtccactgctggacataggcctccccaagttcgcgccacacatcccggtcttacgcaatcctcatccagcctacaccggcaatcttacgtagatcgtcggtccaacgggccgaaggacgtcccacactgcgtttgccaagacgcaatatttcatcaataagaaaattttcttattaatgaAATACTTTTCAGTCGTTAGGATTCATAATATATGAGAtgttatgtacgatttttatttttgtgttacccacaattaggaattctaaacatttttgaatatcatatcaaaaattgaccgctccagcgggattcgaacccgcgtctcgacacggtatgtcgaagacgcgggttcgaatcccgctggagcggtcaatttttgatatgatattcaaaaatgtttagaattcctaattgtgggtaacacaaaaataaaaatcgtacatattaaaaatagcatggtgtcgtctcctgtcaaagattttcattgtaatatgaaactttgaatagttacgagtctctgtaaagaactcactatagacggcgccacggttcgcttaaaccgaaagtaaaaatcatcatatcgaaagtttcgctctagcgagtatatcgttccatagcttaattggctagagcgtcgacacggtatgtcgaagacgcgggttcgaatcccgctggagcggtcaatttttgatatgatattcaaaaatgtttagaattcctaattgtgggtaacacaaaaataaaaatcgtacatattaaaaatagcatggtgtcgtctcctgtcaaagattttcattgtaatatgaaactttgaatagttacgagtctctgtaaagaactcactatagacggcgccacggttcgcttaaaccgaaagtaaaaatcatcatatcgaaagtttcgctctagcgagtatatcgttccatagcttaattggctagagcgtcgacacggtatgtcgaagacgcgggttcgaatcccgctggagcggtcaatttttgatatgatattcaaaaatatgagATGTTCTTTGAAATCAAATGATGCCAAGGACAATCTTAGCCAAAAGGAGAAAATACTTgtgaataaagtatttatttgggTGTGGATTATCACGTCTATAAAATTTGATTACTATATATATGTTACTATGAgttaaccttaaaagatagatatatactATCGCGgacatttttagattttttaatggCGATCAACTtatcatacataaaattatgtaattaggtAAAATTTAGCTAAAACTATGTGATTGTGTGTCAATTAGATAATGCTATGAAATATGTGCGTGTTTCTCCATTCTACgtaacattggcgaaatcatctgtgctcatttggcactattgaaagccaacctaaagaagaaggagaagaaatACGTGACAGTTATCTAAAACTATGTGACTTTGTAAAAATCCGTCTAGGAGTTTCGGAGATCAACATCGACCCTGACAATATATAACACATTTAACGTAACACGTgatataactatacatacataaatgtaattactgtaatataataataatttattctttcttAACAATAGAGTAATTAACATTAATGTattaaaccacgataaaatcgaaaaaactTGTTTAATTATAGTGAgtgaaattcacgtaaacattagaaaaccttaaagtaattataaaaataaactagctgacccggcgaacttcgtatcgcctaacagtgacttttaagtattatcacaaatcttttgtatgggagtatagaaaagtgttgtttttagactttttcagaaaattaatttttttttttttagaatttttctctccgtaagaaccatcctcgtacttcaaggaatatttaaaaaaaagaattagcgaaataggtccaaccgttctcgagttttgcgcttagcaacacattcagcgactcatttttatattatagatataaagtattaatattgtaattgactttggtcataaaatattataacccaTTCTAATACTACATTCTACTATAGAAGAATGATTTGCGTTAGTTGACTTAGTGATGTCGATTACCACATGGAAACTCTATGTCAATTCTCTGAATATCATAAGAAAAGTCCGCCTTTCATCTATTTAGATCGTCACAAAAGATGTTTTTGATACATTTccaacattaatattttaagtttttcattacgattaaaaattatctttgctattttatcttaaaataaaaattttgtgaaaattttaagtgttatacccatgtctcaaataaatgtctttctttctatctttttttctttcaaaacaaAATCTCTAGTTTGCTGAGTGGAAACTTTTTAACATATCACATTCCGTACAATTAACcaacttttttgtattatatcgGAGGACTCTCTGTCCA includes:
- the LOC123655927 gene encoding juvenile hormone acid O-methyltransferase-like, with translation MNNAELYHRSNTKQKRDSLQCLEEYGKRIKWKNGRITVIDIGCGDGSVTTSILKKNIPNNCERLLGCDISENMVQFANEHYANDHTSFTVQDIEGDLPTEFRGNFDNAFSFFVLHWIQNQEMAFTNIYDLLKIEGECFLVFVAHTLMFEVYRILSRSTRWKFWLKDVERFISPYHDCQDPVKKVKQMMTSIGFTSVEVEFLQKAFTFPNLDALKDFVRSINPFQIPKDLEEDYLLDLFNVLRDVRIIDYASSNVDGPIKATLNYSLIVAKGRK